GTTCACAATCTAAGTGGGCCAAATTAGGGTTATCTCCACGATGCGCATCGTGTAGCACTAAATAGAAAATATTCACCCCCTTTTCGTTACCAGGCATCATTATGAGAATCTTTGGCCCTCAAGGCAGGAAAACAGATTATTTTGCCTGTTGCAAGGCTAAATATTTCATCACACCCTGGCCTAGCACCTCTGAAATGGGGGCAGgttgctctgctgctgtgggaCAGTGAAAAGGAGGACATTGTTTTTATCTGGGGGTGGAAAATCTGCCTCGCTGCTCGTATCGCAGGAGGTTTACAGGAGGTTACAGCGCCTCTATCTGCACTAAAAGTTTGACACAGGCTGACATCCACGTCTGGCAGAGGAGATGTCGAGATAGGAGAGGAGAAGCAGACAGGACAGGTGTCGTTAGACCTCTACGGAATAGCGAatagggaaggagagggagagatcagCGATGCTATTGAGGAATATGAGTCAGCGGGGTGCAGATGGGCATATTAATTGCCGTACATCCTCCCCTCCtatccattctctctctctttgtctcacacacacactccttttctctgcctctccctccccctcctcctcctccttctgttgTGAATTGATGGGAGCGCGTCCCGGCTCCCAGTAATAAGAGAACTTATTTTCATCTCCCACCAATCGATTTactgtggtggtgggagggcTGCATGCTTGTCGCAATTAATCTGTTCTCCTGTTCATTTCACCCCTGATGGAGACAGAAGGGTCCAGTGCGGCTGCAAGAACCAGCGGGTCACAGTTTACCTGCTAGAAGTGTAGATCATTAGCAGCCTGCTCTATTTGAGTGAGCATTTACTGCTGGGAGTGCAGTATAATTTTATTATATGGTCTATGGTTCATAAGTTTCACTTAAAGTCGTTAAATTCGATCAGGGTCACTTGCAGTTTAGTGCCACTTCACTCAAATCTAGGCGTGTAAAATGATGTTACACTGGAAAATCACTGGGATATGATTGTAATAGTCACGAGATGAAGTGAGCTggcttgaatgtgtgtgtgtcctcgtcTTTGTGCAGGTCTGCTGGGCAGCGAGCGTTTCACAGGTTCCTCTCAGAACTATAGCaccctgctgctggaggaggaggcgggccTGCTGTACGTGGGAGGCAGAGGAGCTTTGTACGCGCTCAACACCTCCGACATCTCCACCCCTGGAAACCTCTCCGTGAGTGCCAAGACGCCGCGAGCCTCCTCTCACACTTTGCAGCGCAGATGCTGTGGAACGGCAAACCCCATTTCCCAAACCCCAAGTTTCCTCCCCTGTTTCCCAAGTATTAAAAGGAGGACAAACTAATAATAGCCTTAAGCAGATTGAGCAAATCCCATTGTGTTCCTCCAGTTTTGTGGATATCGGATTAAATGCACCAGGCGTTTATTCAAGGGCTACTGAATACAGTCGGAACTCAGCGGCGTGTTTTGTTGAGCAGCCAGAAAATTAAGACTGAAGTGCACTgtcctcctcttgctctccctcctcctttctcttatttactctttgtctttcctctcctctcctctctctctctcacacacagacttgctgtctctcctctgtctgtcttctttaCCCCTCTGTATTTGGCTAACCGTTGGTATTACCTCCCATTATTTGCAGATTGATTGGGAAGCCTCCCCTGAACAGAAGAGGCAGTGTCTAAACAAAGGCAGAGACAATCAGGTACAACCCTGCAGcactgtttgcacacacacacacacacacacacacacaccaatttcaCGCCTTCCTCTTTATAGAACAGTTGTGGTCTTTATTctaaatattacatttattgcatttatcTATTGAGAAGTAATTGGAAAATTGTCAAATAATTCTGCCTTGTGCTCTGTGTATTGCTTCTAATGGCACCACAGTGCATTTTCTCAattattttccctctttccctatttccaagaaaaaatgaaacaggagTTTGAGCGCTGAAACCTTAATTACAGGAGCAGAAATGACCCCCATTTCTTGAAATAGTCCCATTATATGAAGCGAATGGATTGGCCTTTGTTCTTTTGCCTTTCTTACGTGGGAGGCTAGaagtattttctttttaccaTTTTGCTCTCTGTTTCCCGCAGACAGAGTGTTACAATCACATCCGCTTCCTGCAGCGGTACAATGAGTCTCACCTGTACGTCTGTGGAACCCACGCCTTCAGGCCTCTCTGTGCTTACATAGTAAGAGctggtttgttttcatttcataacCGTGCACATAATTACAGTTCAAGCTCGTAAGGataataaatgcatttaaactGCAACGGGAAAAAAGTGACCCCAAATAGAGGGAGACAAATGAGAGTTGaagtgaactgaattgaattcaaTGGAAAGGAAACTTAaattaactgaactgaattgaactgaagtgaCTCATTGGctgttctctcctcccttgctgTAAGGATGCAGAGCAGttcagcttctcctcaggcTTCGAGGAGGGCAGAGACAGGTGTCCATATGACCCGGCCAAGGGGTACACTGGCCTCCTCGTTGGTAAGCAACCCTAATTTGCACTGAGCGTGTCCTCTGTGTAAGTCAAGGCAGAATACAGGCCCAGGGAATATGCTGATATCTCTCCAGGGGCCGTGTTAGAGGCACCCAGAGCGATGGCCTCTGTGGTTAATGCATGTGTGCTGGGCATTTTAAAGGAAAACCGTGGAGAGACATGCGCTTGAACAAAATGGCCACAGAGCACAGTGAGGATCTATGTCTCATTACCATTTTTGAGTACTACAACCGCAGTGGGTGGCAGGGGTCACCGTCCGCACACCAACTGTACGCTAAAGTGCTTTAATCTACATCTGATTCCGACTCAGACTGCCCACTTTTTCctgttctccctcctctcctgtcctctgctgATGTGTTTCTCAGATGGCGAGATGTTCACGGCCTCGCAGTACGAGTTCCGCAGCTCCCCAGATGTGCGCCGGAACTTCCCCTTCCCCACGCTCAGAACAGAGGAGGCTCCCACCAGGTGGCTTCTGGGTAAGTGTAAGGCATGACGAAAAGAAGGAAAATGCTCCccttttttgtgctgtttgcgATCGCCTGCGGTTTTATACCTGAAGACAGCACACGGTGGTTTTTACTCGGCATTACTTAACACCCAGTGGGCGAAGCCTCACTGACATTTTGCTCGTTTGGATTCCATCAGATATTTTGCTGTCATACAAAAATAGGTCTTCTGGCTCCTGAAATTTCTCATGCAATAGTTGAAATCCCATCTTAAAATATAACTTGTGTCATAAAATGCACTGCAGCACAAACTGGCTTAGTTGTGGCCATTCAATTATACTTAAAAGCTCCATCTAGTATCTGGTTTCCAAGGAGACGCTTCCTGGGCCGCTaataggtctgtgtgtgtgtgtgtgtgtgtgtgtgtgtgtacagaggcTGACTTTgtgggctctgtgctgctgaaggaGAGCGTCAACAGCTCCATCGGTGATGATGACAAGATCTACTTCTTCTTCACGGAAAGGAGCCAGGAGCAGATGGCCTACCCCAGCCAGACCAAAGTGTCCAGAGTAGCCAGAGTCTGCAAGGTCAGAGAAAGACACTCACACAGGGggcaaattaaaaacatactaATGGTTTTAGCGGGTTCGGAAAGTACACTCAAACAAAGCCAAACATATTTAAGTCAAGTGATTTGTAGCGTCTGCAAGGTCATGGGCAGAAAAGGTTAAAAcaagtgagggggaaaaaagttgcTGAATGTTGGAAGTGCCTAAATGGCTGGACTTTAAGGCTTTACAGGAAACTGACTCAGAGCCAGATCATTATTGCATAAATGGATTTATGGGGTTCTTTGTTTTCGGTTTCTGAGCAGAGTTCCTATTCTCGAGCAGcactttgtgtcactgtggctgtctCTGATCTTGATTTCTTCACTGAGGGGCTTCCTGCCATGCCACTGTTGCCAGGCAAACTAGAAGAAGCCCACCAACCCCCACATCCAGTGGCGaacaccccccctctctctctctttccccccatctcatttctccctcttccactcctcctcctcctctctttctctctcacctcatTTCACTCGCAATCAGCGTCTCCAGTGTAGACAGCATGCCCAGCAGCCATTCCTGGAGATTCAGaaggctgctctctctctctctctctctctctctctctcgctccctctctttttctttttggctaTGTAATCGCCACCACAATAAACTCTTGGGCTGATGTAGCCATTATAGAATCACAGTCTACGCAACTTCTCTTGATCCTTTCCGAATTCAGAGGAACTCATTTCTGGAAATAAGGTCTGGCCTCATCAGTGCCCTCCTCTCCAGCTCGGGAGTGGAGTTGCTCGAGCAGTAGAGAGTGTAACAACTCAGTTTGAACTAGGCCACAGCAGCACATGCAGATGTCGATCTAGTCCCTCGCTGATCCCCGTGGCAGCCAGACACACCACGGTGGTTGGAGACAGCTCCACATACGCTGAAGGCGCTGGCAGTCGCCTCCGGCCAGAAACCACTGGAGATCCGCCATTTTTTTAGCTGCCTAACTAGCTGTCCTCTTCTGTTTGTCCACTTCTCAGCCAAACAGCATCGACGTCCTCCACCGTCATAACCCATATTCACAGAGTAGGGTTGCATGAAAATAAGGTCTTTCCAGGCGAATAGCGCACTGAAGTCAACACCAAGTGCAATACCCAAATCACAAGAGCTGCAAAGTTTTGATAAAATGtggtaaaatatgtgacaaaatgcCATCATAAATTAAgaattgtggtgctacagagatgctctggtgtgggattttttttttttttttttttttttaccatattgttcagcccaAATATAtatgattattttgtttatacCAGTGTTTGGCTAGTACGTGTCCACTTATTGCTTTGCTGTACTATTACTGCATAGATGTATAGAAACAAACCAGCTCAAACAGGTAAGGCCTAGTCTCCATCATCTGAGACATTCCACGGGTTAATTTCCCCACAGGCACGTCTTTACGGTGCTACGCTGCCACGCTTGACTCGTATTCCCTCAGAGTTATGACATGACAGCGCGATGACCCCGGGTGTGATTTGATTGACTTGGAGTGTGATCTATCAGTGCATTTCTCCACAGTGATTGTCTGGCATCTATCTCTATAAGAGGtgctttatgttattttttttagatggcATCACTCttacctctgcctctctgagctcTCTGCCAGCTCTCTCTTGGGGTTTtgctttgcagaaaaaaaaaaaaaaaaagattaaacactgatgtgtttgtctgcaggcCCATTCCCTCTCTTGTTATTTCCTTTATCTTTCCCCTGTACCGAGCAACCTTGCTGTTATTATTGATGGAACTGTACTCTCCAGATGcaggcatttttgtttttgatatgtAAGTGTGCTTTGTTGATTAAAACtacctttttcttttgtgtgggAGGCCGATGTGAGGCAGAGAACATGCCGAGCGTTGTGATGAATGACACGTGTCTGCGGAAGACATAAACCAAGAGCGATGAGGCACCGTACCTcagacaaacaaagagaaaagtaGTTTCTGTCAAATTGTGTCGCTCCTAAATGAGGTGTGCTAAATCACTACTTCCTGGGAGAGGTTGCATGCAGCCTCGCCTCCCAGCGCTACAGAAATGCAATTAGAGCAAATGTGCTAAAGTAGGCACACTTGGAGCCAGAATACTAACATTAAGCTGCGCTCTCATAAAACTCTCCTGcatccccctttctctctcctctcactgtgtgtttatgcatataTGCACTCTATAggttgatagatagatagatagatagatagatactttattcatcccgaaggaaattcacagttttcagcagtatccacagattacaagatcaaataaaaaataaataaataaataaagaataaagatgacactcgtgatctaaagatctaagtacccaatgtgcaaaaaaacaatgtgcaaaaaaccaaaaaaacagtgtgcatagatgtatacaatgtgcatagatgtgggcaatgtgcaaatttacagtataaacagatgataaatagcagcaagcaatatatacactataaacaaggaatatataaaaaatagaaatatgaacagtttacacagcagaaaaaaaataaataaaaataaataaataaataaataaataaaaataacctcTATGTGTAGATGTTTATGTTTATCTCTATGTAGATCCACGTGTactggagtgtgtttgtgcacgtgccCATGCTGTAATTACCATCTATACATAGTTGTGTGtccagtggtgtgtgtggaagtgtgtctGCCAAAGCATATCAGGTCGAGTGAGTGATTTTGCTTATCAGCCCTCTCTTcttccatccacccatccaccgCTCTGTGTCTCCTCCACCCTCAGGGCGACTGGGGTGGCCAGAGGACGCTGCAGCGCAAGTGGACCACCTTCCTCAAGGCTAGGATGGTGTGCTCCGTCCCAGACTACGAGCTCCACCTCAACATACTACGCAGCGTGTTTGTCCTGCAGGGGCGGGAGTCACACAGCAGCATCTTCTATGGCGTTTTTGGCCTGGAGTGGTAAGAGACGACATTATGTTTTTTGCTTCCTCGACAAgacagcatgattttttttttttttccccctttaaatGTTGTGCATATTTTACGTTACAGTCATGTTTTCTCTTATTCATGGCAGCTTACAGTGACTGAGCAGAGTGGAATGTGGTGTCTTTCTGTCAAGAGCAACTGGTTATGGGGGAGATTTTAATCTGTGACTTTCCGGTGACAGGACAGTCTTTCAGAGTTACTCATATATGGGAGACCATCATGAAAATACAATATGTGATATGATTCTACCCAGTGCAATGCAATACAACACGATATTGTGTTGGTACAAAAGAAGAGGCAAGAGGTTAGAAACAATGATGACACAATTAATAAACacttgaagagttcatttgcaaaaacagataaaagccatccttaaaatgaatacacctttttcactgatactgcttggagtacacacacacacacatatatacacacacacacaaagcaagatttaggataataaacattatgccaggctaaataaacatataaaaatagaaataaatataaagtaaattttaataaaattcaaaaaagtttgaaaaggtttaataaattcaaatggagatatctgtttttgcaaatgaactcttcacttggttaaacaatacataaaaaataagacTAAAACATGTCATTACCATATGTCTATCAGGATGACATCATTGCCATGCATGGTATGAGGACATTCTAAGTGTAGATGATCTTAAGATGAATGTAGATCCTTTTCATTGACACGTGTGAATGAAATAGTTAACTAAATCAGCACAAGCAGAGGCAGACTAGTCCCCGCTGCAGTCAGGGCTGATGTGACAATGTCAGAGGACGATGGCTGCCAGTAGAATAGCTGGCAGCgacgtgagtgtgtgtttatgctgatATGCAGAGTCATGCTGCATAAAACCGTCCCAAGGGTATTTAGATTCAGATGGAGAGAGTATCAGTGCAATGGACCAGTAATACTATCACTCTGTGTCCCTTTCTCCATTTCTTAGTGCCACACTTCCTTTTTGTGGATGTTTGATCTCAGCTCTTGTCTGTTTATTCCCTCAATGCACCAtctgtctcttctctgtctctccttctttctcgcCATAAACCTTTCTGCCTTTTCACTCCgtagtgtgtatgtgaaaaaaatgtgcaccTGTATGACGAGTACCCATCACCATGCGTTAGTCTCAGCGGTGTGTAAGAATGAGTAAGCCCTTAAGCAATACTACTCATAGTTTTGAAGACAGAGCCTGGTTTCAGTTcgatctcatttttctttcttgaatGGTTTTGAAGGCTGAGGTGGGCACACAATGGGCTTAAGAATGTGACTCAGACATTTTCCGCCATTACTAATCTCACCTTTAGGGCTTAAGATTAAGGGTCACCTGGTTCCCACCTCCCAGCTCATGCTGTTATTATGCCGTTGGACAAAACTATTCTTTCATAGGCGCTGCACCAAAACCACCAGTGGGGCTATTTTGTTTATGActcagaggcaaaaaaaaaaaaaaaaacccttagaAAAATAATTTCCTCTGTAGTGGGAGCAGAAGGAATTGCCGGTAACCAGAGATAAGCAGAGGGACTTGCACACCTGGCAGTGATGCCACTCCCACATTTCCATTCAAGACAAATTGATATGATTCAAGAGGATGTTAAAACCAAAACCCCCCTCCTTCACGCCCACACTTTTCAGTGAGTAATTTACAGAACATCTCGTAGTAGGTTATTTACTTTTTGTCTGTCAGTGGGCACTCGTGACCTGCGGTGTGTTTGTAATCCGATCTGGGCGGCAGACAACAACGTTTTGGTGTGGGACTGTCTTTCAGGAAGAATATCAAAGCGTCCGCTATCTGCCAGTACTCCTTCTCAGAGATACAGAAGGCATTTGAGGGCCCATACATGGAGGTGCAGGACTCAAAGTGGAGAGAATATACAGGGAAGGTTCCAGAGCCGAGACCTGGATCGGTAAGAACCCTCTTTCAGGCCCCTTCCTCCTATGATCATGCACTACGCACTATACATCTCATATTACCATATCCTCTTTCAcgctcctctctccatctctttgtaCTTACACGAGGAACACTTTGatcatctctccctccccctccctccagtGTATGACAGATGCGCACAGGTCCCAGAACATCAACTCATCCCGGGACCTCCCAGACAATGTGCTCACCTTCGCCCGGAGGCACCCACTGATGGCCAGCCAGATACACCCAATAGGGGCTCGCCCACTCATGTTCAAGAGGAGCGTCAACTACGTCAAGATAGCAGTGCACAAGGTGCCAGCACTGGACGAAAACATTtacactgtgctgtttttgggAACTGGTGAGTTTTTGGGTATATGTCGTATACATTTTGCTGGAGTTGGGTCAGTGCAGTTGCTTCATCAGCTATCAGTGaagtcagtcattttttttttttgataaattgtctgtgagtcagtcagtcaattaaAGAATccattttacttttctttcatAAACATAACATCTATGTTGCAGTTCAttgttaaaggaccatgccagtgatttgcAAAGAAATTTGACAGATCATGCATGTGtgctgaagatttcacaacacaaaaTCGAAATCCCCACCTTATCAcgttctgtttctgcagctaacaaagtcacaggcattcataaaccacagaactgataactggctgtatAATAAATGCTTCcacggggactattttccggtGGAGAGACCACTGTCAActcctcaaaacacaacagtgctgctgcttttaggaaaaactaatgtggaagactttattacagtgatggaatactggtgtgaccAAATTTTGATGTTagttttcatattgtagtggaattaaTAGAATCCAGTGACttgataaaaggtaggaaaaattatattgcaGTTTTATAATGTGACTGCTCGccttgggaaaagattagcaggaaTGTGATGTGTATAGATTTTGTAGATATTGtagctaaacatgcaaaatcactggtatggccctGTAATGCACTCTGTTGGTGTAACATTGTGCTATATCTTTTCTTACAGATGATGGCTGGCTGCACAGAGCTGTAGAGATTGATGGGGAAATGCATATCATAGAGGAGCTGCAGTTGTTTGATAAACCTCAACCTATAGAAAGCATGGTCGTGTCTGCAGCTCTGGTAAGAGATCATATAACCCACTAGAAACTGTGTGTAAGTTCAGTGTGGTTTTAGGGAAGCCAGTCTGTAGTCAGCAGTCAGGGGCAGTTTCTCCTTTGAGCAGTTATCACAAGTTCAATAGGACCTCTGAATGACATACCAAACAAAATATCATTGTAATCATATTGAAAGTGTCTTGCATTGTCAGCAGCTCACAGACCAACATGCAGACACTGTCACGTGCACAGACTGATCATTTATCTTCTGTCTGACAGCGGAAGATCTATGTGGGTTCCCACTCTGGGGTTGTCCAGGTGCCTATGTCAGCCTGTCAGAGGTACACTTCCTGTTACGACTGCATTTTCTCCAGGGATCCCTTCTGTGCGTGGGACGGGAGGGTGTGCGCGGAAATTTCCTCACGTCCACAAAGGTGAGGACGTAGTTGCattcaaacatgcacatacattcacacatgtacatacacactctcacaagCAAGCAGATACACACATTGGCTCACGCCGCCTATGGAAAGTGATGAAAGGAAAGGCATtcatccacatacacacacatgggcgCATGCTGCACATGGGGGGCTGCCGGTGTTTTGGCAGACCTGCTTTTGTCAAGACTGATTCATTTACATAGCGTCATCGAAATTTTACGCCTGAACCACCATGCACTATATTTCCACAAGCCTCCTATGTGGTTACACCTGCTCACTCTGCTTCCAAGGCTTCCTCCTTACACTCCCTTTTCACCTTCCCTGTCTTtatttcttctctgtctcctgccTAACAAGGCAAGTGGCTTTGAGTGGCTTTCTGCACCCGTTCTTACAGTGCCATGGTCTCTCCATAGAAGCTGTACAAAGCTATATTTCCATGATCACATGCATTACATGCATTTCTTACAGTACATGATTCTGATTCTCACATGAAATGTGAGAATCAGCACTGTGGGTTTTTTCTTCCACCATAAACTTTAAAGCCACTCTGTTGTTACTTCCTGATTTTagctttttaaatttctgtatttcttctcGAATAAGCTGCTCCTCTTCACCCCCTCGCTGATTCAGCGTAattcaaagtgtctctgaaatCACACATTCTGCACATAGACATATCCAAATTTTATTGCAAATAAGGGTAATTCAAAGCAGCTTGTAACTGAAGATCAGtagtttcaacacattttcaaattataGGCCAGAGACAAAATAACTGTAGATGTTTGCCAGGAGGTAGCTGATCATGTGCTTTGCCAATGCCATGAAGGATATCTCCCCCCTGATGCAGCTCTTGCTCACAGTACCTGTTTGACTTCAGACCATTTGGAGGGAGTGATGTCAAACTGCGAGTAGGGCTCAGAAGGGCGAGGAATGTGCCCCGGTGATCTAAAGGGGCTCTCGTTTGGGCTTTTACTGAGCTGCTATTTTATGTATTCCTCCAGCCCCTGCTTGGTGGTCTGCAGTGTCCCAGTCTTCCTCTCGTCCAGCAGGCATTAGGCATACTTGAAAGTGTTCCAGGAAGACGCTTGCCCTTGCTTTCTCCCTGCAACATCTGTGTTTCCTGATCCTTTCAGATCACCTCGGGTGTGAGTCTTGCTTTGATCTGGCTTCACATATTCTTCAAGTCCTTCTTTTCCTGGCCCTTGGCTTCCCTCCATGATTTCTGCAAAAGGTGTTGCTCCTTTAGCAGCTGGAGGATTTCCGTTTGGGAATGAGCCTCTCCTGAAGCATCTCTTTGCCTTTCTCGTAGATGATGTGACCAAAAAGTTTGGAGGTTGTGCTTCCTCTTAGCATGTTCTGGTGGGTGATGTGCAGGCTCTGGTCAAAGCTTCTCCATGCGTCCTTGTCACTGGCTTTTGGCCACTTGACTTTGGGTTTTCAGATGTGTTTCTTTGGTGCTCCTCTTGTGGGTTCTCTGCTTGGTGTTCATTGTGAGGCTCATGCTGCGGGctgtgctgttgttgatgtAAATCCTGCTGAGAAGACTGGCCTTTCTTTCGCTCACCTGCTGAAAGGGTGGGATCGATAGCGCTGTGGTGCTCAACCTGGCTATTATTGCTCCTTGTCTGGTCTGTTGTTGCAGTGCAAGCTTGTGTCTGCTGCATTTTTCCTCCCCTGGTGCATTTGTGGGCCCAGGTAGATTGTCACTTTGGACCGCCACATTCTCTTTGATGATTCGTCGTTGCCATGCCAGTCCTTACTGTGTTATCCACCCTGATTGGGCCATCTTCCATCATGCCTGTTGGTGAGCCCCCAGGCTGTTTTCCTCTTGTTCTGCTTGTAATTGATTGAGGGAGTTTATGTAGCAGGAGTTTGAAGTGGGTAACTTGCCCCTCCACCCCTGGTGCAGTCTTTCCTGCCACCAGCCAGTGCTCCCTTGCAGCCCTCTAGTCATTGCTGGACTTCAGTTACTCTATTCAGAGTAGTCACTGGTGAACCACATTAACTACATGTGAGCACAGGTGGGTCCATCTGCTGGACATTTCTGCCTGACACACCTCAGATGGTGCCATTGTGCCATTTGAAGGGTAGTCAGCCGGGAGCCACCCCTCTGTGATGTTTTGGTCCTTTAACCCCTAATTAATCCCTAACTAATTAATCAATTTCATTAATTTCTGTAGTTTTACTAGCaaacactttttaaatgataagtAGCTTTATGTAGCTGTAGTAGTTTATGCATATATCTTGAACCACAAACGACTAATTTCACTACAGTTGTAGTTGTTCTGGTACATGattcctgatttttttcttccttcaggGAAATCAGGCTTGTTAAAAATTTAGTACCTAACTTATATATCTAACCATATTCCTAAAAAAAAGCAGGTTCAAAATCTGCAATCAATCAGTGAGCCTTTCTCGATCAGCTCTGTTCAGCTCAGCTATGATATGGCTCTTTCACAGCCCAAACCAGCAGGTCCTCTTGTCAATGGCTTACTTACTGAGATGTTATTTTAAACTTGTGGTCAATGATCATTCATCTTTAATGTTGAAGCTTGCAGCATTTCCAGGTTGTGAAATGTCCAGGTCGATTTGATCAAGATGTGAAGATACTGTAGGCGCTTGGATTGATCCAGAAAAACCTAGACAGCAGAGAGGCACATACATACCCGCAAAACATATACACAcccccacacgcacacacactgagttgGGCTTGCAGTGGGGCTGAGGACTATTTGTGCCTCAGTTCATTCATTCTGCATGACTGAGTTGCAGACATCT
This genomic interval from Myripristis murdjan chromosome 19, fMyrMur1.1, whole genome shotgun sequence contains the following:
- the sema4gb gene encoding semaphorin-4G, with the protein product MRDKRSIEPLLLLLLLLLARLSQLWAFPFSPSLDLDVTPRTTVFSKGLLGSERFTGSSQNYSTLLLEEEAGLLYVGGRGALYALNTSDISTPGNLSIDWEASPEQKRQCLNKGRDNQTECYNHIRFLQRYNESHLYVCGTHAFRPLCAYIDAEQFSFSSGFEEGRDRCPYDPAKGYTGLLVDGEMFTASQYEFRSSPDVRRNFPFPTLRTEEAPTRWLLEADFVGSVLLKESVNSSIGDDDKIYFFFTERSQEQMAYPSQTKVSRVARVCKGDWGGQRTLQRKWTTFLKARMVCSVPDYELHLNILRSVFVLQGRESHSSIFYGVFGLEWKNIKASAICQYSFSEIQKAFEGPYMEVQDSKWREYTGKVPEPRPGSCMTDAHRSQNINSSRDLPDNVLTFARRHPLMASQIHPIGARPLMFKRSVNYVKIAVHKVPALDENIYTVLFLGTDDGWLHRAVEIDGEMHIIEELQLFDKPQPIESMVVSAALRKIYVGSHSGVVQVPMSACQRYTSCYDCIFSRDPFCAWDGRVCAEISSRPQRSTLTQDIQRGSRGCENTTGNVIHRRRSVMAGDDVLLQCELRSNLAAPRWTVNGRELQGYGLNSGYRIGTDGLLIIGARPQQSGSYRCFAVENAVWVPVHLYTVRVHTDPSFPLEPTATTNPTTVSSPTVFSTNSPTEQPLPSPPVPPPPEPEFQTYRHMEAMYISLVAVLGGLCLVLTVVLLYVSFCTRRSSRNRKFSQQGLQVLGASERKRSSHFELKTISSHCNGRQGRRSISVPNMEDLGDGFLQIVPGEGHLSPSKTPPPAPPLPMPPPLPNMDYANGLSATLPSVLRKMNGNSYVLLRQADGEGTSPLYHSFTEELNRILEKRKHTQLDLQPDESSI